A DNA window from Methylobacterium sp. NMS14P contains the following coding sequences:
- a CDS encoding NAD(P)H-dependent oxidoreductase has translation MSLSAKLQRRADEGRPVRVGLIGAGKFGSMYLSQAPRTPGIHLVAVADLSPDRARESLRRVGWDDARFAARGLEEAARGGTTLVTEDADAMIASPFVDIVIDATGSPAAGIRHALKAFAHGKHIVMVNVEADVLAGPLLARRAAEAGVIYSMASGDQPALIAELVDWARTIGLEVICAGKGTKYLPAYHASTPDTVWGHYGFSESQVAGGDFNPQMFNSFLDGTKSALEMAAVANACGLTPPRDGLAFPPCGVDDLPGILKPVADGGLLTERGTVEVVSSVERDGRPVFRDLRWGVYAVFEAPSPYVRDCFAQYGLKTDSSGRFAATYKPYHLIGLELGISVASIAVRGEATGATGDWRGDVAATAKRALRAGERLDGEGGFTVYGKLMPAAESLAQDALPIGLAHNMVLKTDVPAGRAVRWSDVAFDADQEAIRVRREMEALFRGGAGRAAG, from the coding sequence ATGTCCCTTTCCGCCAAGCTGCAGCGGCGCGCCGATGAGGGCCGGCCCGTCCGGGTCGGCCTGATCGGCGCCGGCAAGTTCGGCTCGATGTACCTGTCGCAGGCGCCGCGCACGCCCGGCATCCACCTCGTCGCGGTGGCCGACCTGTCGCCGGACCGCGCGCGCGAATCGCTGCGCCGGGTCGGCTGGGATGACGCCCGGTTCGCCGCGCGCGGGCTGGAGGAGGCCGCGCGCGGCGGCACGACCCTCGTGACCGAGGATGCCGACGCGATGATCGCGAGCCCGTTCGTGGACATCGTCATCGACGCCACCGGCAGCCCGGCCGCCGGCATCCGCCACGCGCTCAAGGCCTTCGCGCACGGCAAGCACATCGTCATGGTCAACGTCGAGGCCGACGTGCTGGCCGGGCCGCTGCTGGCGCGCCGGGCGGCCGAGGCCGGGGTGATCTACTCCATGGCCTCGGGCGACCAGCCGGCGCTCATCGCCGAGCTGGTCGACTGGGCCCGCACCATCGGGCTGGAGGTGATCTGCGCCGGCAAGGGCACCAAGTACCTCCCGGCCTACCACGCCTCCACGCCCGACACGGTCTGGGGCCATTACGGCTTCAGCGAGAGCCAGGTCGCCGGCGGCGACTTCAACCCGCAGATGTTCAACTCCTTCCTCGACGGCACCAAGTCGGCGCTGGAGATGGCCGCGGTGGCCAATGCCTGCGGGCTCACCCCGCCGCGCGACGGACTCGCCTTCCCGCCTTGCGGCGTCGACGACCTGCCGGGCATCCTGAAGCCGGTGGCGGATGGCGGCCTCCTCACCGAGCGCGGCACCGTCGAGGTGGTCTCGTCGGTGGAGCGGGACGGGCGGCCGGTCTTCCGCGACCTGCGCTGGGGCGTCTACGCGGTGTTCGAGGCGCCGAGCCCCTACGTGCGCGACTGCTTCGCCCAGTACGGCCTCAAGACCGATTCGAGCGGCCGGTTCGCCGCGACCTACAAGCCCTATCACCTGATCGGCCTCGAGCTCGGCATCTCGGTCGCCTCCATCGCGGTCCGCGGCGAGGCGACGGGGGCGACGGGCGACTGGCGCGGCGACGTCGCCGCCACGGCCAAGCGCGCGCTGCGGGCCGGGGAGCGGCTCGACGGCGAGGGCGGGTTCACCGTCTACGGCAAGCTGATGCCGGCGGCCGAGTCCCTGGCGCAGGACGCCCTGCCGATCGGGCTCGCTCACAACATGGTCCTCAAGACCGACGTGCCCGCCGGCCGGGCCGTGCGCTGGAGCGACGTCGCCTTCGACGCCGATCAGGAGGCGATCCGCGTCCGGCGCGAGATGGAGGCCCTGTTCCGCGGGGGGGCGGGGCGGGCCGCTGGGTAG
- a CDS encoding helix-turn-helix domain-containing protein, whose translation MLVPSLVETTSHVDPKQAFEFWRCTALAAFGDIDRQHPRERFSAKRLTVASAGWSLTHTVSSPVEVEFRSRHVDRNARGMVVIGLALDGVGYQEQNGRGAQLTPGDIGFLSRNRPFVAGTQSAYDEIRLAVPREMFEAWVGDADAFAGRSLTPHPSGAEVRARLRSVAGSIAWMSADEAQAAVEGVLHLLGHLVDGAARRGDPEAVSQAAVVSLARAHIARRMHDPDLNPQDIQRALGLSRTSLYRAFAETGGIAAAIREARLDLARRRLEASRDGKVRIASIAYACGFTDVPTFNRGFRKRFGLAPGDLRPALP comes from the coding sequence GTGCTTGTCCCGAGCCTCGTCGAGACGACCAGTCACGTCGACCCCAAGCAGGCCTTCGAGTTCTGGCGCTGCACGGCCCTGGCGGCGTTCGGCGATATCGACCGGCAGCATCCACGGGAGCGGTTCTCGGCCAAGCGCCTGACCGTGGCCTCGGCCGGCTGGTCGCTGACCCACACGGTGAGCAGCCCGGTCGAGGTGGAGTTCCGCTCCCGCCACGTCGACCGGAACGCCCGCGGGATGGTGGTGATCGGCCTCGCCCTCGACGGCGTCGGCTACCAGGAGCAGAACGGCCGCGGGGCACAGCTGACCCCCGGCGACATCGGCTTCCTGTCACGGAACCGGCCCTTCGTGGCCGGCACCCAGAGCGCCTACGACGAGATCCGCCTCGCCGTGCCGCGCGAGATGTTCGAGGCCTGGGTCGGCGACGCCGACGCCTTCGCGGGCCGCAGCCTCACCCCGCACCCGTCCGGGGCGGAGGTCCGGGCGCGGCTGCGCAGCGTGGCCGGCTCGATCGCCTGGATGTCCGCGGACGAGGCGCAGGCGGCCGTCGAGGGCGTGCTCCATCTCCTCGGCCACCTTGTCGACGGCGCGGCCCGGCGCGGCGATCCGGAGGCGGTCTCGCAGGCGGCCGTCGTGTCGCTCGCCCGCGCCCATATCGCGCGGCGGATGCACGATCCCGACCTGAACCCGCAGGACATCCAGCGCGCGCTGGGACTCTCCCGGACCAGCCTGTACCGCGCCTTCGCGGAGACCGGCGGCATCGCGGCGGCGATCCGCGAGGCGCGCCTCGACCTCGCGCGCCGGCGCCTCGAAGCGTCCCGCGACGGCAAGGTGCGGATCGCCTCGATCGCCTACGCGTGCGGGTTCACCGACGTGCCGACCTTCAACCGCGGCTTCCGCAAGCGCTTCGGCCTGGCGCCGGGCGACCTCCGGCCCGCGCTCCCCTAG
- a CDS encoding class II aldolase/adducin family protein, whose product MLDDHAHEAAVALDLPNDDAGRRRTSIYQPEQAGLIFPEIPDFADHAEERDYRKKHLVAACRAFAMHGFDYGFAGHLTIRDPERPELYWTNPMCVHFSQVRMSNLILADHKGRVVEGRHAINRAGFVLHAAVHEEYPEVMAMCHAHTTYGTAWCATGRPLEMISQDAAAFYNSHAVIGASAGAVAVEKESGLSVAQQIGRNRGVLHQNHGLLTCSQHSIDDAAFWFIALERACQQQLLVEASGIKPQLLSEKTARYSREHVGSDYIGWLHFQTLYSHIAETQPDMFA is encoded by the coding sequence ATGCTCGACGATCACGCCCACGAGGCGGCCGTCGCCCTCGACCTGCCGAACGACGATGCCGGCCGCAGGCGGACCTCGATCTACCAGCCCGAGCAGGCCGGCCTGATCTTCCCGGAGATCCCGGACTTCGCCGACCACGCCGAGGAGCGGGACTACCGCAAGAAGCACCTCGTCGCCGCCTGCCGCGCCTTCGCGATGCACGGCTTCGACTACGGCTTCGCCGGGCACCTGACGATCCGCGACCCGGAGCGCCCGGAGCTGTACTGGACCAACCCGATGTGCGTGCACTTCTCGCAGGTGCGGATGTCGAACCTGATCCTGGCCGACCACAAGGGCCGGGTGGTCGAGGGGCGCCACGCCATCAACCGCGCGGGCTTCGTCCTCCACGCCGCCGTGCACGAGGAGTACCCGGAGGTCATGGCGATGTGCCACGCGCACACCACCTACGGCACCGCGTGGTGCGCCACCGGCCGGCCGCTGGAGATGATCAGCCAGGACGCGGCGGCCTTCTACAACAGCCACGCGGTGATCGGTGCCTCGGCGGGCGCCGTGGCGGTGGAGAAGGAGAGCGGCCTGTCGGTCGCCCAGCAGATCGGCCGCAACCGCGGCGTGCTGCACCAGAACCACGGCCTGCTGACCTGCTCGCAGCACAGCATCGACGACGCGGCCTTCTGGTTCATCGCCCTGGAGCGGGCCTGCCAGCAGCAGCTCCTGGTCGAGGCCTCCGGCATCAAGCCGCAACTCCTCTCGGAGAAGACCGCCCGCTACAGCCGCGAGCACGTCGGCAGCGACTATATCGGCTGGCTGCACTTCCAGACGCTCTACAGCCACATCGCCGAGACCCAGCCCGACATGTTCGCCTGA
- a CDS encoding HlyD family secretion protein, with amino-acid sequence MPSPLFRLEVIEARRNAWLGEAQIIQPLPVRVVALACVIMVAAVGLYASQGTYTRRIHAVGLLAPDIGLISLASPVAGRVGSTGVREGDKVARGQLLYTIDLDAVSASGPTQERVIAELERQRQSVERQRTARADLAGTERQALREQVANLSEQSTQLAKQIDLQDKLVPPLRARVEELADAVARGYARAADFQSQNYLYMQASAQLAQFQQSRLQIDGKLADTRSQLAAYDDRLARDLADLDRTAAQLAQQKAESEARRAIEIRAPEAGTLTSIRAQVGQTVAAGATLLTLLPSAGRLQANLFVDSSAIGFAEAGAPVMLRYAAFPFQRFGLHRGVVTEVTRAPLGSDDAPDFARRTAARGEGTDLYRIVVRPDSDTVLAYGERRSLEAGMRVEADIALEKRSLYRWLLDPVTHVRESLALVTRGGLDALPVRKAAP; translated from the coding sequence GTGCCAAGTCCGCTCTTTCGACTTGAGGTTATCGAAGCGCGACGCAACGCGTGGCTGGGCGAGGCGCAGATCATCCAGCCTCTGCCGGTTCGCGTCGTGGCCCTGGCCTGCGTGATCATGGTGGCGGCGGTCGGCCTCTACGCCTCGCAGGGGACCTACACGCGCCGCATCCACGCCGTCGGCCTGCTCGCGCCCGATATCGGGCTGATCAGCCTCGCCAGCCCGGTGGCGGGGCGCGTCGGCTCGACCGGCGTCCGGGAGGGTGACAAGGTCGCCCGCGGGCAGCTCCTGTACACGATCGACCTCGACGCCGTGTCGGCGAGCGGCCCCACGCAGGAGCGCGTGATTGCCGAGCTGGAACGGCAACGCCAGAGCGTGGAGCGGCAGCGGACCGCCCGGGCCGATCTGGCCGGCACGGAGCGGCAGGCGCTGCGCGAGCAGGTGGCGAATCTGAGCGAACAGTCGACCCAGCTCGCCAAGCAGATCGACCTGCAGGACAAGCTCGTACCGCCGCTCCGGGCACGGGTCGAGGAACTCGCCGACGCCGTCGCGCGCGGCTACGCCCGCGCCGCCGACTTTCAGAGCCAGAACTACCTCTACATGCAGGCGAGCGCGCAGCTCGCGCAGTTCCAGCAGAGCCGCCTCCAGATCGACGGCAAGCTCGCCGACACGAGATCCCAGCTCGCCGCCTACGACGACCGGCTGGCCCGCGACCTCGCCGACCTCGACCGGACCGCCGCACAGCTGGCGCAGCAGAAGGCCGAGAGCGAGGCGCGCCGCGCCATCGAGATCCGGGCGCCGGAGGCCGGGACCCTGACGTCGATCCGCGCGCAGGTCGGCCAGACCGTGGCGGCCGGGGCGACGCTCCTGACCCTGCTGCCGAGCGCCGGGCGCCTCCAGGCGAACCTATTCGTCGATTCGTCGGCCATCGGCTTCGCCGAGGCCGGCGCGCCCGTGATGCTGCGCTACGCCGCCTTCCCGTTCCAGCGCTTCGGCCTGCACCGCGGCGTCGTCACCGAGGTCACGCGGGCGCCGCTGGGCAGCGACGACGCGCCCGATTTCGCGCGGCGCACCGCCGCCCGGGGCGAGGGGACCGACCTCTACCGCATCGTGGTCCGGCCGGACTCCGACACCGTGCTGGCCTACGGCGAGCGGCGCAGCCTCGAGGCGGGCATGCGGGTCGAGGCCGACATCGCCCTGGAGAAGCGGTCGCTCTACCGCTGGCTGCTCGACCCCGTGACGCATGTCCGGGAGAGCCTCGCCCTCGTCACGCGCGGCGGCCTCGACGCCCTGCCGGTCCGGAAGGCCGCGCCGTGA
- a CDS encoding AraC family transcriptional regulator, translating to MDSTIESSAEGSAATTAETIAYATSGSAGHLSGRPELTCYAPSDRGLPEITFIDFRFPVGGWSTHAVTGLEVAASTQPAGAHHAVDYEIAARLSEREGLLVRRPGLNGTTRWVGPYSGRVLSFSAAAVERLAEAPIGKIAFAADGRDLRACRSTCHILDALACAHRDDPSPDPLLIESLHLAVLRSVITMRAPGRSAAPDLSATQAGRACAYIREHLDREITVSALAGIVGLSEGYFIRAFRQTTGVTPYQYIMRERVGRAEALIRSGAGSMAEVAARSGFTSASAMSRTFRKLVGRSPTGRTAGRRA from the coding sequence ATGGACAGCACGATCGAGAGTTCAGCCGAGGGCTCAGCCGCGACCACAGCCGAGACGATCGCGTACGCCACCAGCGGCAGTGCGGGGCATCTCTCCGGCCGTCCCGAGCTGACCTGCTACGCGCCGAGCGACCGCGGCCTCCCGGAGATCACCTTCATCGATTTCCGCTTCCCCGTCGGCGGGTGGAGCACGCACGCGGTCACCGGCCTCGAGGTCGCCGCCAGCACGCAGCCCGCGGGGGCGCACCACGCGGTCGATTACGAGATCGCGGCGCGGCTGAGCGAGCGCGAGGGCCTGCTGGTCCGGCGCCCCGGCCTGAACGGCACGACCCGGTGGGTGGGTCCGTATTCCGGGCGCGTCCTCTCCTTCTCGGCCGCGGCCGTCGAGCGGCTCGCCGAGGCGCCGATCGGCAAGATCGCCTTCGCCGCGGACGGGCGCGACCTCCGCGCCTGCCGCAGCACCTGTCACATCCTCGACGCGCTGGCTTGCGCGCACCGGGACGATCCGTCGCCCGATCCGCTGCTGATCGAGAGCCTCCACTTGGCGGTCCTGCGCTCGGTCATCACCATGCGCGCGCCGGGCCGGTCGGCGGCGCCCGACCTCTCGGCGACGCAGGCCGGACGGGCCTGCGCGTACATCCGGGAGCACCTGGACCGGGAGATCACCGTCTCCGCCCTGGCCGGCATCGTCGGGCTCAGCGAGGGCTACTTCATCCGGGCCTTCCGCCAGACCACCGGGGTCACGCCCTACCAGTACATCATGCGCGAGCGCGTCGGCCGGGCCGAGGCCCTGATCCGCTCCGGCGCGGGGTCGATGGCGGAGGTCGCCGCGCGATCGGGCTTCACGAGCGCCAGCGCCATGAGCCGCACGTTCCGGAAGCTCGTCGGGCGCTCGCCGACCGGGCGCACGGCCGGCCGGCGCGCCTGA
- a CDS encoding LysR substrate-binding domain-containing protein, which yields MRRTPSFSALRAFEAAARLGSFARASEELHLTPSAVSHQIRALERWFGRALFRRANRQALLTADGQRLLAGLSSAFDAIEAVCADLSPPLPTSLAVHCTPSFAAKWLGPRLPAFVEAHPGIAIRLSTSADPVDLGRHAEIDILIAYGRPPHGPGLTVESLGPEEIAALCAPEVARAARPDAAGSIGPFTRLDSSFSPVRWPDWFAHNGLPVPGGAAGAAFDRGSLVISAAVQGLGVALETLRFARDELAAGQLVRLGGGRAASLTRDLHFICYRERDGALEKIRVFRRWLLHVEAESRAGTA from the coding sequence ATGCGCCGGACCCCGAGCTTCTCCGCCCTGCGGGCCTTCGAGGCGGCCGCGCGCCTGGGCAGCTTCGCCCGCGCCAGCGAGGAGCTGCACCTCACGCCCTCGGCGGTCAGTCACCAGATCCGGGCGCTGGAGCGCTGGTTCGGGCGCGCCTTGTTCCGGAGGGCGAACCGCCAGGCGCTCCTCACCGCCGACGGCCAGCGCCTGCTGGCCGGGCTCTCGAGCGCCTTCGACGCTATCGAGGCGGTCTGCGCCGACCTCAGCCCGCCGTTGCCCACGTCGCTGGCCGTGCACTGCACGCCGAGCTTCGCGGCGAAGTGGCTCGGGCCGCGGCTCCCCGCCTTCGTGGAGGCGCATCCCGGCATCGCCATCCGCCTGTCGACCAGCGCCGACCCGGTGGATCTCGGCCGGCACGCGGAGATCGACATCCTGATCGCCTACGGCCGGCCGCCGCACGGGCCCGGCCTGACCGTCGAGTCCCTCGGCCCGGAGGAGATCGCCGCCCTCTGCGCGCCGGAGGTCGCCCGGGCCGCGCGGCCGGACGCGGCCGGATCGATCGGGCCCTTCACCCGGCTCGACTCGTCCTTCAGCCCCGTCCGCTGGCCGGACTGGTTCGCCCATAACGGCCTGCCGGTCCCGGGCGGGGCGGCGGGCGCGGCCTTCGACCGGGGCTCGCTGGTGATCTCGGCGGCCGTCCAGGGACTCGGCGTAGCGCTGGAGACCCTGCGGTTCGCCCGGGACGAGCTCGCCGCCGGGCAACTCGTGCGCCTGGGCGGCGGCCGGGCCGCGAGCCTGACCCGCGACCTACACTTCATCTGCTACCGCGAGCGCGACGGGGCCCTGGAGAAGATCCGGGTCTTCCGGCGCTGGCTCCTGCACGTGGAGGCGGAGAGCCGGGCCGGGACGGCCTGA
- a CDS encoding peptidase domain-containing ABC transporter → MTAPSVAARLDFGLRRRVPVVLQAEAAECGMACLAMVLAYHGRQIDLATLRRRHPLSLKGMTLRNLIDLCGAQGLTARALRVELTDLPRLRLPCILHWGLNHFVVLTRVERGGLVINDPGRGRRRVSLAEASREFTGVALEAVPNPGFRRERAAPGLRLRDLFRNMAGIRAALAQVLALSLGIELVALLMPIASQVVIDEVIVNADHDLLLVVAIGLALLLLLQLGLSIARTWAIMLAGTRLNYQWSAGLFDHLSRLPLDYFEKRHVGDVISRFGSLATIQKGLTTDLVQAMLDGLMAVGMLAMLTVYGGWLVAVVLASTALNAVLRVFAYAAYREGSEEALVAEARQQTHFIETVRGMASVKLLDLRERRGGAWMNHFVTALNARLRLQRLDLVFGRANEFLFGLDRLILLVLGARAVIGGSLSLGMLVAFLAYRDQFATRIGSLIDAWFKLRMLDVQTDRLADIVLCEPEEQDLAAGAQPGAPPVAALRAGALAGAGLALRYGADEPWIFRGVSLSVRAGACFAITGPSGCGKTSLMKVMMGLTPPSEGIVTADGQDIRVAAGSYRRRIAGVMQSDGLFAGSIAENIAAFDEHPDAGWIAECAARAAILDDIRRMPMGFESLVGDMGSTLSGGQKQRVVLARALYRRPEILFLDEATSHLDEATEAVIAQALRDLRMTRVIVAHRPATIAHADAVFDFPAELRDRADFAAAG, encoded by the coding sequence GTGACGGCGCCGTCCGTCGCCGCCCGGCTGGATTTCGGGCTCCGCCGCCGGGTGCCGGTCGTCCTCCAGGCCGAGGCCGCCGAGTGCGGCATGGCCTGCCTCGCGATGGTCCTGGCCTATCACGGGCGCCAGATCGACCTCGCGACGCTGCGGCGGCGCCATCCCCTGTCCCTCAAGGGCATGACCCTGCGCAACCTGATCGACCTCTGCGGCGCGCAGGGCCTGACCGCCCGCGCCCTGCGGGTCGAGCTGACGGACCTGCCCCGGCTCCGGCTGCCCTGCATCCTGCACTGGGGCCTCAACCACTTCGTGGTGCTGACCCGGGTCGAGCGCGGCGGCCTCGTCATCAACGATCCGGGCCGCGGCCGGCGCCGGGTCAGCCTCGCGGAGGCCTCGCGAGAGTTCACCGGCGTCGCCCTGGAGGCGGTGCCCAACCCGGGCTTCCGGCGCGAGCGGGCCGCCCCGGGCCTGCGGCTGCGCGACCTGTTCCGCAACATGGCCGGCATCCGCGCCGCCCTGGCCCAGGTCCTGGCCCTCTCCCTGGGGATCGAGCTCGTCGCCCTCCTGATGCCCATCGCCTCGCAGGTCGTGATCGACGAGGTGATCGTGAACGCCGACCACGACCTGCTCCTCGTGGTGGCGATCGGCCTCGCGCTGCTGCTGCTGCTCCAGCTCGGCCTCAGCATCGCCCGCACCTGGGCGATCATGCTGGCCGGGACCCGGCTGAACTACCAGTGGTCGGCCGGCCTGTTCGACCACCTGTCGCGGCTGCCCCTCGACTATTTCGAGAAGCGCCACGTCGGCGACGTGATCTCGCGGTTCGGCTCCCTGGCCACCATCCAGAAGGGCCTGACGACCGACCTCGTCCAGGCCATGCTCGACGGGCTCATGGCGGTCGGCATGCTGGCCATGCTGACGGTCTACGGCGGCTGGCTGGTCGCGGTGGTCCTGGCCTCGACGGCGCTCAACGCGGTCCTGCGGGTCTTCGCCTACGCCGCCTACCGGGAGGGCAGCGAGGAGGCCCTCGTGGCCGAGGCCCGCCAGCAGACGCACTTCATCGAGACGGTCCGCGGCATGGCGAGCGTCAAGCTCCTCGACCTGCGCGAGCGGCGCGGCGGCGCCTGGATGAACCACTTCGTCACGGCCCTGAACGCCCGGCTGCGGCTGCAGCGACTCGACCTCGTATTCGGCCGCGCGAACGAGTTCCTGTTCGGCCTCGACCGCCTGATCCTGCTGGTTCTCGGCGCCCGCGCGGTCATCGGCGGGTCCCTGTCGCTCGGCATGCTGGTGGCGTTCCTGGCCTACCGCGACCAGTTCGCCACCCGGATCGGCAGCCTGATCGACGCGTGGTTCAAGCTGCGCATGCTCGACGTGCAGACCGACCGGCTCGCCGACATCGTGCTGTGCGAGCCCGAGGAGCAGGATCTCGCCGCCGGCGCGCAGCCGGGGGCGCCCCCGGTCGCCGCCCTGAGAGCCGGCGCGCTCGCCGGCGCGGGCCTGGCGCTGCGCTACGGGGCGGACGAGCCCTGGATCTTCCGCGGGGTCTCGCTGTCGGTGCGGGCCGGCGCCTGCTTCGCGATCACCGGTCCCTCGGGCTGCGGCAAGACCTCGCTCATGAAGGTGATGATGGGGCTGACGCCCCCCAGCGAGGGGATCGTCACGGCCGACGGCCAGGACATCCGCGTCGCCGCCGGGTCCTACCGGCGCCGGATCGCCGGCGTGATGCAGAGCGACGGCCTGTTCGCCGGCTCGATCGCCGAGAACATCGCGGCCTTCGACGAGCATCCGGACGCGGGCTGGATCGCCGAGTGCGCCGCCCGGGCGGCGATCCTGGACGACATCCGCCGCATGCCGATGGGCTTCGAGAGCCTCGTCGGCGACATGGGCTCGACCCTGTCGGGCGGCCAGAAGCAGCGCGTCGTGCTGGCGCGCGCCCTCTACCGGCGGCCCGAGATCCTGTTCCTCGACGAGGCCACGAGCCATCTCGACGAGGCCACCGAGGCGGTGATCGCCCAGGCCCTGCGGGACCTGCGGATGACGCGGGTCATCGTCGCCCATCGCCCGGCCACGATCGCCCACGCGGACGCGGTCTTCGATTTCCCCGCCGAGCTCCGGGACCGGGCGGATTTCGCCGCCGCCGGCTGA
- a CDS encoding citrate synthase: MTDWLDRAEVLDALGIRAQTLYAYVSRGLIEARRAPGRRHSQYRATDVAALADRRGRSRASAAIAAGAMAWGEPSVVTAISTVHRGSLIYRGRDAVAFARDASLEATADLLWDSPEPTLFDVPANAAATPFLALAGLLQDAEAALGRGHHRLCRDARRAVGHLAGACGIPEGRAPLHQGLARLWSLDAATADRVRQALVLLADHELNASTFATRVAASTGAPIAACLMAGLSALSGPRHGGASAAVLRLVDEAVATGPREAVRACLDRAGALPGFGHPLYPDGDVRAAALGAVLPADPLLDAVRDCAEAATGARPNIDFALTALVRTAGLPRGAPFTIFLLGRSLGWAAHAMEQGRQGTLIRPRARYEGRRSPADRP; the protein is encoded by the coding sequence ATGACGGACTGGCTGGACCGCGCCGAAGTTCTCGACGCCCTCGGGATCCGGGCCCAGACGCTCTACGCCTATGTCAGCCGCGGGCTGATCGAGGCGCGGCGGGCGCCGGGCCGGCGCCACAGCCAGTACCGGGCCACCGACGTCGCGGCGCTCGCCGACCGGCGCGGCCGGAGCCGCGCCAGCGCGGCGATCGCCGCGGGAGCCATGGCCTGGGGCGAGCCGTCGGTCGTCACCGCGATCAGCACCGTCCACCGGGGCAGCCTGATCTATCGCGGCCGCGACGCCGTGGCGTTCGCCCGCGACGCGAGCCTGGAGGCGACCGCCGACCTCCTGTGGGACAGCCCGGAGCCGACGCTGTTCGACGTTCCGGCCAACGCGGCCGCGACGCCGTTCCTGGCGCTGGCCGGGCTCCTGCAGGACGCCGAGGCCGCGCTGGGCCGCGGGCATCACCGCCTGTGCCGCGACGCCCGCCGCGCCGTCGGGCATCTCGCCGGCGCCTGCGGGATCCCCGAGGGCCGGGCGCCCCTGCATCAGGGCCTCGCGCGGCTCTGGTCCCTCGACGCCGCGACCGCCGACCGGGTCCGCCAGGCGCTGGTGCTGCTGGCCGACCACGAGTTGAACGCCTCGACCTTCGCGACCCGGGTCGCCGCCTCCACCGGCGCGCCGATCGCGGCCTGTCTCATGGCCGGGCTGAGCGCCCTGTCGGGCCCTCGCCACGGCGGCGCTTCCGCGGCGGTGCTGCGGCTCGTCGACGAGGCCGTCGCGACGGGCCCCCGGGAGGCGGTGCGCGCCTGCCTGGATCGAGCCGGGGCGCTGCCGGGCTTCGGCCACCCGCTCTACCCGGACGGCGACGTCCGCGCCGCGGCCCTGGGCGCGGTCCTGCCCGCCGATCCCCTGCTGGACGCCGTCCGGGACTGCGCCGAGGCGGCGACGGGCGCGCGGCCGAACATCGACTTCGCGCTGACGGCGCTCGTCCGGACGGCGGGCCTGCCGCGGGGCGCGCCGTTCACGATCTTCCTGCTCGGCCGGAGCCTGGGCTGGGCGGCGCACGCCATGGAGCAGGGCCGCCAGGGGACGCTGATCCGGCCGCGGGCCCGGTACGAGGGGCGGCGGAGCCCGGCGGACCGCCCATAG